The following proteins come from a genomic window of Fimbriimonadia bacterium:
- the sucD gene encoding succinate--CoA ligase subunit alpha, translated as MSILVNSDTKVLVQGITGREGEFHTRQMLAYGTKVVGGVTPGKGGQTFLDVPVFDSVAEGIRETGANATAIFVPAPFAPDAILEAEDAGVAVIVCITEGIPTHDMVRVCGKLRERGRARLIGPNCPGIITPGQCKIGIMPGHIFASGPVGLVSRSGTLTYEIVWELTRAGFGQTTAIGVGGDPVLGTRFVDVLPLFEQDPETRIVVLVGEIGGTDEEVAADTIRTMSKPVVGFVSGRTAPPGKRMGHAGAIISGGLGGADSKLAALSAAGVKIADTTTEIANLVKTLAR; from the coding sequence ATGTCTATCCTAGTCAACTCGGACACCAAAGTTCTCGTTCAGGGCATCACAGGGCGTGAAGGCGAGTTCCACACTCGCCAGATGCTCGCCTATGGAACCAAGGTGGTCGGGGGAGTGACGCCTGGAAAGGGTGGGCAGACGTTCCTGGACGTACCGGTGTTCGACAGCGTGGCAGAGGGGATACGCGAGACCGGAGCGAACGCCACTGCCATCTTCGTGCCTGCACCTTTTGCCCCGGATGCAATCCTCGAAGCCGAGGACGCAGGTGTCGCGGTCATCGTGTGCATCACCGAGGGCATCCCCACCCACGACATGGTCCGCGTGTGTGGCAAGCTGCGGGAGCGGGGCCGAGCCCGGCTCATTGGGCCGAACTGCCCAGGTATCATCACTCCTGGCCAGTGCAAGATCGGAATCATGCCGGGCCACATATTCGCGTCCGGGCCGGTCGGGTTGGTCTCCCGAAGCGGGACCCTGACCTACGAGATAGTGTGGGAACTGACGCGAGCCGGGTTCGGTCAGACCACCGCGATCGGCGTTGGCGGCGATCCCGTGCTGGGCACACGCTTCGTGGACGTGTTGCCCCTCTTCGAGCAGGACCCAGAGACCCGGATCGTCGTTCTCGTAGGCGAGATCGGCGGCACGGACGAAGAGGTAGCGGCGGATACCATCAGGACGATGTCCAAGCCTGTCGTGGGGTTCGTGTCGGGTCGCACGGCACCGCCCGGCAAGCGCATGGGACACGCGGGGGCCATCATCAGCGGCGGGCTGGGTGGAGCCGATTCCAAGCTCGCCGCGCTGAGCGCAGCGGGCGTCAAGATCGCCGACACGACCACAGAAATCGCGAATCTTGTGAAAACCCTCGCAAGGTAA